The DNA window GGGAGTGCGCCATGGCGGAAAGCCGCGTCTACCGGGACGTGAGCCTCGCCGTGATGGCCCACATGGGCCGCATCCTCAAGTGGCCCAAGGTCAAGTCCGCCGTACTCGCCGCGGGCATCCGGGCCATGTACGCGTACGAGCGCCTCGGCGGCTGGCGGCGCACGGTGAGCCTCACGATGCCGGAGCGGCGGGACGCGCTGGGCGGGGCCGCGACATCCGCCGCCGGAGTCGTCTGAGCGGCGCCGCGGCTGCGCCCGCCGCGGCAGCCCCGTCGGCGCGGCTGCCGCGACCGCCCCGCGGCGTTCCGGCGGGCGCGGTGGTGCCCGCCGTGCCCGGCTCCGCCCGTCAGAGCCAGCCGCGGCGCTTGAACAGCCGGAACAGGCCGATCTCGCACAGCACCATCACCAGGACCACGGTGGGATAGGACCACATCCACCTCAGCTCGGGCAGGTGCTCGAAGTTCATGCCGTAGACACCGGCGACCATCGTCGGGACGGCGGCCATCGCGGCCCATGCCGAGATCTTCCGCATGTCGTCGTTCTGCCGCACACTCATCTGCGCCAGATGCGCCGACAGGATGTCCGACAGCAGCCGGTCCAGTCCGTCCACCTGCTCGTTCGCGCGGGTCAGGTGGTCGCTGACGTCCCGGAAGAAGGGCTGCGCGTGCTCGTCGACGAACGGCAGACCGGGACTCGACAGCCGCAGCATCGGCTGGGCGAGCGGCCCCGTCGCGCGGCGGAACTCCAGTACCTGCCGCTTGAAGGTGTAGATCCGCGCGGCGGTGTTCGTCGAGTCGCGGCCGACGGGGGCGAAGACCTCAGCCTCCAGCTCCTCCAGGTCGGTCTGGAGCTCCGCGCCGACCTCTATGTAGTGGTCGACGACCGCGTCGCTGACGGCGTACAGGACGGAGGTCGGACCGTGCCGGAGCACCTGCGGCTCGGCCTCCAGACGGTCGCGCACGGCCGCCAGCGGGGCGCCCTCGCCGTGCCGCACCGTCACCACGAACGAGTCGCCCACGAAGACCATCAGCTCGCCCGTCGTCACGGTGTCGCTCTCCGGTTCGTACATCACCGGCTTCAGCACCGCGAACAGCGAGTCGTCGTACACCTCCAGCTTGGGCCGCTGATGGGCGCGCAGGGCGTCCTCGACGGCCAGCGGGTGCAGCCCGAACTCGGTGGTCACGAGGTCGAACTCCTTCTCGGTCGGCTCGTGCAGCCCGATCCACAGGAAGGCGTCACCGGCCGCCCGCGCCTCGGAGAGCGCGTCGGAGAAGTCGGAAGGGCCCTGCGTGCGGCACCCTTCCCGGTAAATGGCACAGTCGACGATCACGGCGCGCATCCTCCCCCGGTAAGGGCCCCGGCACACCCCGGAGCCGGCTTCGGCCTAGGCTGGCGGCCATGGCCACGCTGATCCTCGTACGGCACGGACGTTCCACCGCCAACACCGCCGGGCTGCTCGCCGGCTGGACGCCGGGCGTCACGCTCGACGAGCGCGGCGCCGCCCAGGCGGCCGCGCTGCCCGGCAGGCTGGCCGGGGTGCCGCTCGCCGCCGCGGTCACCAGCCCGCTCGAACGCTGCCGGCAGACCCTCCAGCCGCTGCTCGACGCGCGGCCCGGTCTCGCGCTGCACACCGACGAGCGGATCGGGGAGTGCCACTACGGAGACTGGTCGGGCCGCAAGCTCGCCGAACTCTCCGACGAGCCGCTCATGGCCGCCGTGCAGCAGCACCCCTCCTCCGTGACCTTCCCCGGCGGCGAGTCGATGCGCGCCATGCAGGCCCGCTCGGTCGACGCCGTACGGGACTGGAACGCGCGGATCGAGGCCGAGCACGGCGAGGACGCCGTCTATCTCATGTGCTCTCACGGCGACATCATCAAGTCCGTCGTCGCGGACGCACTCGGGCTTCATCTTGACCTCTTCCAGCGGATTCACGTGGACCCGTGTTCCCTTACGGCCATCCGGTACACCGGGCTGCGCCCCTTTCTCGTACGCCTCGGCGACACGGGCGACCTCTCCTCCCTGGCGCCGCGTGAGAGCGCCGGTGACGGGGACGCGGCCGTAGGGGGCGGTGCGGGCGCACCGTGATCGCTCCGCGCAGTAGGGTGGACGCGCCCCAGGACCGCGCGTACAGACGATTCGAATTCAAGGGAGACAGGACGTGTCCCGTCAGGTATTCCTCTACGATCCGCCGGACCGCTTCGTCGCCGGTACGGTCGGGCTGCCTGGACGTCGTACGTTCTTCCTTCAGGCATCCGCGGCCGGCCGTGTCACCAGCGTCGCCCTGGAGAAGACCCAGGTCGCGGCGCTCGCCGAGCGGATCGACGAGCTGCTGGACGAAGTAGTGCGCCGCACCGGGGGCAACGCCCCCGTGCCGGCCGTGGCCCCCGCCGACGTCACCGACAGCGCGCCGCTGGACGCCCCCGTCGAGGAGGAGTTCCGCGTCGGCACGATGGCGCTCGCCTGGGACGGTGAGGAACAGCGCATGATCGTCGAGGCACAGGCCCTCGTCGAGCTGGACGTGGAGACCGAGGAGGATCTCGCGGAGGCCGAGGAACGGCTGCTCCAGGACGAGGAGAACGGCCCTCCGATGCTGCGGGTCCGGCTCAGCGGCGCGCAGGCCAGGGCCTTCGCCAAGCGGGCCCTCGAAGTCGTCAACGCCGGCCGGCCGCCGTGCCCGCTGTGCAGCCTGCCTCTCGACCCGGAGGGACACGTATGCCCGCGTCAGAACGGATACCGCCGCGGAGCGTGACTCCGGCGGACACCGAGCTCCTCACCGTTCTGGCGAAGGGGCACCTCACGGCGCGCGGACGCGTGGGGGAGGCGTCCAACGCGGTGCTCTACTGCGGGATCGAGTACGACG is part of the Streptomyces agglomeratus genome and encodes:
- the corA gene encoding magnesium/cobalt transporter CorA yields the protein MRAVIVDCAIYREGCRTQGPSDFSDALSEARAAGDAFLWIGLHEPTEKEFDLVTTEFGLHPLAVEDALRAHQRPKLEVYDDSLFAVLKPVMYEPESDTVTTGELMVFVGDSFVVTVRHGEGAPLAAVRDRLEAEPQVLRHGPTSVLYAVSDAVVDHYIEVGAELQTDLEELEAEVFAPVGRDSTNTAARIYTFKRQVLEFRRATGPLAQPMLRLSSPGLPFVDEHAQPFFRDVSDHLTRANEQVDGLDRLLSDILSAHLAQMSVRQNDDMRKISAWAAMAAVPTMVAGVYGMNFEHLPELRWMWSYPTVVLVMVLCEIGLFRLFKRRGWL
- a CDS encoding histidine phosphatase family protein, whose product is MATLILVRHGRSTANTAGLLAGWTPGVTLDERGAAQAAALPGRLAGVPLAAAVTSPLERCRQTLQPLLDARPGLALHTDERIGECHYGDWSGRKLAELSDEPLMAAVQQHPSSVTFPGGESMRAMQARSVDAVRDWNARIEAEHGEDAVYLMCSHGDIIKSVVADALGLHLDLFQRIHVDPCSLTAIRYTGLRPFLVRLGDTGDLSSLAPRESAGDGDAAVGGGAGAP
- a CDS encoding DUF3090 domain-containing protein, encoding MSRQVFLYDPPDRFVAGTVGLPGRRTFFLQASAAGRVTSVALEKTQVAALAERIDELLDEVVRRTGGNAPVPAVAPADVTDSAPLDAPVEEEFRVGTMALAWDGEEQRMIVEAQALVELDVETEEDLAEAEERLLQDEENGPPMLRVRLSGAQARAFAKRALEVVNAGRPPCPLCSLPLDPEGHVCPRQNGYRRGA